In the Triticum aestivum cultivar Chinese Spring chromosome 2B, IWGSC CS RefSeq v2.1, whole genome shotgun sequence genome, ttttgggtaaggatttgaaggactttggaataaggagtggcaagagcctaagtttggggatgcccaaggcatcccaaggtaatattcaaggaccaccaaaagcctaagcttggggatgccccggaaggcatcccctctttcgtcttcgtctatcggtaactttacttgaggctatatttttgttcaccacatgatatgtgttttgcttggagcgtcttgtattatttgagtctttgctttttattttaccaaaatcatccttgctatacacaccttttgggagagacacacatgaatcatgatttattagaatactctatgtgcttcacttatatcttttgagctagacaatattgctctagtgcttcacttatatctttttagagcacggcggtggttttattttatagaaattgttgaactctcatgcttcacttatattattttgagagtcttttaggacagcatggtaattttcttaggttataaaactagtcctaatatgatgggcatccaagatcgatataataaaaactttcatatgaagtgcattgaatactatgagaagtttgattctttatgattgttttgagatatgaagatagtgatattagggtcatgctagtggagtaattgtgaatttgagagatacttgtgttaaagtttgtgataattgtagcatgcacgtatggtgaaccgttatgtgatgaagttggagcatgatttatttattgattgtcttccttatgagtggaggtcgggatcgcgtgatggttaactccgactaacccttcccctaggagcatgcgtgtagtactttgttttgatgaattgtagattttttcaataagtatgtgagttctttatgactaatgttgagtccatggattatatgcactctcacccttccaccattgctagcctctcttgtgccgcgcaactttcgccggtaccataacacccaccactaccttcctcaaaacagccaccatacctacctattatggcatttccatagccattccgagatatattgccatgcaacttccaccgttccgtttattatgacacgcttcatcattgtcatattgctttgcatgatcatgtagttgacatcgtatttgtggcaaagccaccgttcattattcttttatacatgtcactcttgaaccattgcacgtcccggtacaccgccggaggcattcacatagagtcatattttgttctaagtattgagttgtaattcttgagttgtaagtaaataaaagtgtgatgatcttcattattagagcattgtcccatgtgaggaaagaatgatggagactatgattcccccacaagtcggcatgagactccggacgaaaaaaaagagagagagaaaagagaaaaaataggccataaaaaaggaaaaggcccaaataaataaaatgagagaaaaaaagagaaggggcaatgttactatcctttttccacacttgtgcttcaaagtagcaccatgatcttgatgatagagagtctcctatgttgtcactttcatatactagtgggaattttcattatagaacttggcttgtatattccaatgatgggcttcctcaaaagtgccctatgtctttgtgagcgagcaagttggatgcacacccacttagtttcttttttgagctctcatacacttatagctctagtgcatccattgcatgtcaattcgtactcactcacattgatatctattgatgggcatctccatagcccgttgatacgcctagttgaggtaagactatcttctccttttttgtcttctccacaaccaccattctattccacctatagtgctatgtccatggctcacgctcatgtattgcgtgaagattgaaaaagtttgaaaatactaaagtatgaaacaattgcttggctgaaaccagggttgtgcatgatttaaatattttgtgctatgaagatagagcatagccagactatatgattttgtagggatagctttctttggccatgttattttgagaagtcattattgctttgttagtatgcttgaagtattattgtttttatgtcaatattaaacttttgtcttgaatcttttggatctggacattcgtgccacaataaaaacaattacatggataaatatcttaggtagcattccacatcaaaaattctgttttaatcatttacctactcgaggacgagcaggaattaagcttgggcatgcttgatacgtctccaacgtatctataattttttattgttccatgctattatattatctgttttggatgtttaataggcatttatatgctattttatattatttttgggactaacctattaaccgagggcccagtgtcagtttctattttttttgcctattttagagttttgcagaaaaggaataccaaaaggaatgaaaccttcgcgatgatctttcttggaccgaaagaaaaccagaagacttggagataaattcggagacgcaacgaggcagccacgaggcaggagggtgtgcctaggggggtagggcgcaccccccaccctcgtgggcccctcgtggctcccctgacctagttccttcgcctatatatactcttataccctaaaaacatccacgagagccacgaaaccacttttccactgccacaaccttttgtacccgtgagatcccatctatggGCATTTTTCGACATCCTGcaggagggggattcaatcacggagggcttctacatcaacaccataacctctctgatgaagcgtgagtagtttaccataaacctttgggtccatagttagtagctagatggcttcttttctctctttgattctcaataccatgttctcctcaatgttcttggagatctattcgatgtaatactcttttgcggtgtgtttgccgagatccgatgaattgtggatttatgatcaagattatctatgaatattatttggttcttctctgaattcttatatgcataatttgatatctttacaagtctcttcgaattatcggtttagtttggcctactagattgatctttcttgcaataggagagctttgggttcaatcttgcagtgtcctttcctagtgatagtaggggcagcaaggcatgtattgtattgttgccatctaggataacaagatggggttttcatcatattgcttgagttaattcctctacatcgtgtcatcttgcttaatgcgttactccattctttatgaaattaatactctagatgcatgctggatagcggtcgatgtgtggagtaatagtagtagatgtaggcaggagtcggtctacttgacacagacgtgatgcctatgttcatgatcattgccttagatatcatcataactatgcgcttttctatcaattgctcggcagtaatttgttcacccatcgtaatatttgttatctcgagagaagtcactagtgaaacctatggcccccgggtctcttttccatattgttgaatctcgtttacgtcttgctagtttccgatctaatattttgcattctttactttccaatctataaaccaaaaataccaaagatatttactttaccgtttatctatctctatcagctctcacttttgcaagtgaccgtgaagggattgacaacccctttatcgcgttgggtgcaagatgttgattgtttgtgcaggtattcggtgacttgtgcgtcctctcctactggattgataacttggttctcaaaactgagagaaatacttatgctactttgctacatcaccctttccttttcaaggaaaaaccaatgcaagatcaagaggtagcaaacaACAACTGACATTAGGCACCgagttaattggttagtcccccaaaatgatataaaattgtataaaaagtatccaagattgataatatactagcatgaaataatcaaaaaaatatagatatgttggagacgaatcagcatccccaagcttaatttctgcttgtcctcgagtaagtaaatgataaaaagagaatttttgatgtgaaatggtaCCTAGCATGTTTATCACGTAATCACTTTACGGTACAAATATTGAGAAACAATGAAGTAATTGATATCAACATACTAATATCCATGAATATAAGAACATAATCATTGCCTTTTCAAAATATACGATGCTCAACAAATGTTATGCCTACTCATTTTATCATGTAGGCATGGCATGACTCCACCTTCACCGCATAAATAGAAATCATAAGCATCCCGGTGTCAAACCAGGCAATTggatcatactttttaacacgcttcagcattTTAAGTTCCActcagtacatgagcgtgagccatggatatagcactgtaggTGAAATATAATACGGTGGTAAAGATCAATAAAGGAAGTCAAAAAGGAAGAAAGGCTCGCATCAACTCGGCGGATCAATAGGCAATGGAGaggcccatcaatcgatatcaatgcgaagagtggggattgccatgcaacggatgcactagagctataagtgtatgaaagctcaaattaaactaagaggatgtgcatccaacttccttgctcatgaagacctcgggcatttgaggaagtccatcatcgaaatatacaagaaGAGTTCTATTACGAAACATTCCCACTAGTACATAAAAATGATAACTCAGaacactctctatatgaagaacatggtgctactctgaagcacaagtgtggtaaaaggatagtaacattaccactTCTCTTTTTTGTCTCATTTTTTGTTGAGCTCTTTTGGCGTTTTTTATTAAGTCCGGAAGCTTATCCTTATTCTTTGAAGGAATCATTAGTCtacatcatccttttcctcactgggacaatgctttaataatgatgatcatcacacttttatttacttacaactcgataaagCTAATACAAGatggctctatatgaatgactttggcaatgtaccaggatgtgcaatgatttaACATAACATGTACTACAATGATGAACGCTGACTTTGCTACAAATATCATGTCAGACCTataagatcatgcaaagcaatatgattaTGAACACACATGTCATAAGACTGAGCactggaagttgcatggcaatatatctcgaaatggctatgaaaatgcccatcgaggatatatatatatatatatatatatatatatatatatatatatatatatatatatatatatatatatatatatatatatatatatatatcatcaattagAGAGTAGCCATGTTATAGTCATGCCCATTGACAATATAGTTGCACGAAGGAGCTTTTCCTTTAGTTAACCTAGTAAAGAATGTAGATCGCTGCAACACATTGATATTATTGTGAGACCTGTACATGCCAAAGCGTGCCAAATCTAGAGGTCTTGTgctgcaactgcttcaagaatgatggtgggcttcttaacatggcCCTGATATTTTTCTTATAGAGCATATGGGCAGTTCTTCAATCAAGGGATTGGAGGATACCTCACCACCCTCTTGCTTCAGAAATCTCCATGATCCTTTTGGTTTTTGCAACagttggttctctcaagtactAAGGTCTAAACACTTCGACCACCGCAGTAGCAAGCCTCACCATGGCATCTCTACATGTGCTCTCAGATATCCGAGTACTCATTCGACAAATCTGCTGACATGCCATAGGCAAGCATCCGCAATGCAGTCGTACAATTCTATAACCAGATAATCCAATTCTTCATATGCCATCCTACTTCATGATAAAGTGGTCATTGTAGGATAGGACCCCATTGTAGGTGTGATAGAACATATTTTTCCACATCCGAATGCGTCTTGCCAAAGTTGTCATCGAATAGGGCATGTGCGGCCAAGTAGTCGTCCATGAGCGCCAAATGCCCCGTGCCATATTCCGATTTAGCACTCGATAACACTTGATTGATatcttgaaattgagaacatgctctttCGCATGCTTCACATCTGCAAGGACCGCCTGCAACATCGCCGTTTGACCCGCATAATCTTCCTCGTCGGACGACTCAACACAGTTCGCATAGATGTACTCCTTGTTTGAAACCATGGCTTCAAGAAGGAAGAAAAATGGTCAACAATTTAGCAACGACATTTCACGAAGCATTTGCTAGGCATAGTGACCCCCATGCATGGACAACATCCGTAGGGATGGATGATACTAGACGGGCGATAGGTGTGGAACGCCAGCGTAGGAAAAGCGGCGGAGGTCCGGCAAGAGCTTGGTGGGTGGCCGGGGTGGTACAGTGACgacattggtcatggaggaagcaGATGTAGagaaagggaaaagggatgaggtacGGGTCCTGATGTGGTTTTAGGTGGGCTGAAAAACGGGCGCGCGGACTGATCCATGGATCGATGCAGGACGTCGTTGAATGGCAAACTATGTTCGGACTACTCAGTTTGGACGTTTGCTGCAATTTAAGGTTGCTGTCTATAAACTCCATGCCGCGAGAGAGAGAGAATGGGTTGTAAAAAAATAATTTAATACTACATAGGAATAGACATATTCACACATTTTCCATTACGGACCTTGTTGGTACCGTTCTATTTCTCGATGCCAGCGGAGTTTATCTACTTGGATGATTGATGCCTCATGTTTTTCATGTATATCCATAGTTTTACCACGCTTCCAATTCAAAAAGAAAAAGTTTTACCACACTCCTGCCATCATTCTTGCACTTCGAATCGCTCGATGCAGCTTCCCATTTGGTGCAAGGGTAAAGCGTAAAGCTACCTGGGATCACATGGCCCTGCTCGCCCTAGCCAAAACTGACAGGACACGGTGATTTCTTGGCAATGGGCACCTGTTACCCATATAGGGAAAAGTGAAAATGGTGTGAAATTCCTGCTCTCTTCTTTTGCCCATCACCTTTCCTATCTATCTATCTCACGCGAGCCAAGTGCACACAACAAGTTAGCTAGTGCTGCAGATCCTGCCCGGGTAGCCAGTAGGACTCCATCAGTCAGGTTCTCAATCCCACCCACCTCTCCGCACCGCAGCAATCGAAGCCCAGGCAGTGCAGAGGCAGGGGATGAAGCGCATAGTGGGGAGCCCGGGGACATGGAGCGGCATGGCGCTCCGGGTGTCGCAGTGCGTCTTCGCCGCCGGATCCGTCTTCGCCATGTTCTCTGCTTATGGCTTCTCCAACTACAGCGCCTACTTGTACTCTCTCTCCCCCCTGCCACCAGTTTCATTCTCCAGCAAATTAGTGCTACTTCTCGGCTTGCTGTGTCTGTGTGTTGAGATGAGTTCCTAGATTTTCTTTCTTCCTTCAGTAATCGTTTCTTGGATGTCCTCCCCTCCGTGTGTTTTCTTGCAAATTCATGAGCATCACTCAAGTAGCATCCCCACTGCTTCAAGCTCAAGCTGTTACTTCGGTTGTAAAATTCAGAGTCCCCCCTCCCTCTTGGAGTTTTTGGGGGAGGTTTCCTGTACAGAAGCCTAGATGCATGCTGTTGGTCCCTGATGATTTTACTTTTTCATTCAGCATCATGCCATACGAATCACTGCCCAATTTATCTTAGATATACACCGCCGGAAAAGGAACAACATACTATTTATTAGTTAGAAGAAAAAAAAAATcacgtctgagctagtagtagaaTATTTATAGAACCCTTCTTGAGCAGCAGACCAAAACAGAGGAGTAGATTAATCACTTGAAGAGTAGATAAAGGACAGAACAACTGAGCTCACTTCCTAGATTAGCTGATTTGTCTTCCGATGGGAGATGCGTGTTTTTGTTGAAGCTGCCCTACCAAGGATTCATGTTCAGGTAAGGTGATTGCTGCTGGAAATTGACTGACAATTGAACTGTGCCTAGAATTTTTCCGAGTAAAACTTCGTTTGGTGTGATCTAATCACTGGGATGTTGAGTTCCCGGCAGGAAGGGGTGAACAGCACCATACTTGTTCAAAAATGGGACTGGGATATTGGACGTGTTTTCTTTGTGTATGTGATTTTGTCAGCGTACGTGTAAAGAACGAAGCCTCATGTTTTCCATTTACCTACAGTTTTTCTTCCCATGATAATATTTTATCAGGATTGTTAAACTTAGGCTCTGTGTGCCCACATGTGACTTGTCTTGACTGCTGTGCATGCTGATGAGCGCCGATGATTTATCTTTTTCATATCAAGTTCATATCATTGAGACTGTGAACTGCATAGGTCTAAAATGTGTTGACTACTCTTCAGAATTGCCTGTGCAGGAGCTCGTTGTGTTGACATCAACTAACGCCTGTATTATGGTCTCCTGCAGCTACCTGAACTTTGCTTCGGTGCTGCAGTTTCTGTGGAGTTTGCCCCTTGCTTGTCTGGATATCTTTTCTCTCAGGAATCAAAAGGATCTTCACGCACCGGCTCGTCTATTGCTCATTGTTATCGTCGACTGGGTAAGTCGTTCGCTTTGTCTCTTCTATTGTCCACGGAGCTACGTCTGAATTAGTTGAAAGCATGCACCGCAACAATTAAACCCAGATTTTTTTAAATCAATGTTAGTTCTTAGGAAAACAGAAATTCATCAGGTGCTCGATCGAACTTTGCCGACGAACTGTCAGGTAGTTAGCAAAGGTCTATCTGAGTGATCACATTTTGAATGCATTGCAGGCCGTGGCGGTTCTCATGTTCTCAGGAGTTTGTGCCGCCGCCTGCCTGACGATTTTCTTCATGAAAGATGTGAACTTCTGTGAGGGGTTCTCGTGGCTGGCCTGCAATCAGTTCGCGCTTTCGGTCACTCTGGCATTCATCACGTGGTCGCTGCAAGCTGCGTCTTCTTTCTCCGGGTTCTGGCTACTGGTCTCGTTCTTCTAGTGATCTCACTAGCTAGGTGCTTTGAATCACCGTCGCGCCATGCTAATTGCCAACTAGTGattgcaaaaaaaattaaaagtgCAAATTGCCTGTCAGGAGGGTAAATCAGTTCAGTTGCAATGTGCTCGGGAcacttgttagtgttagatttgaGTTACCGGCGTCCTTCATTACTTATTGATAGACTGCATGTCTGATAGCTTGTCTTCAGTTTGGTGGAATAGTTACTGTTTAGGTGATGTGGAATCACTAATATGGGGTACCTATTAGTGCTCCAAGTGTCTATTATCTTAACTTTTTTTACGGATTGCTGTTTTCCTTTTGATGGAGTAGAGTACCTGTAGCAGGTATACACAGAGGGGAAAGCCGGCGGTGGCTACCGGTCTATACAACCAGCTTTGGGTTGAAGATCGCTAAAAGGAGGgattcatatactccctccgtttctttttagtctccatataagatttggtcaaaatcaaaCTTCGCAAAGTTTCATTAACATTATAGAAAAATATATCatcatctacaatactaaagttatatgtCATTGAAATTAATATCATCATTCATCTAATAATGTTAATTTCATATTGTGAATATTGATATCTTTTCCTACAAAGCTAGTCAGACTTTacatagtttgactttgaccaattcTTATATGCGAATTAAAAAGAAACAAAGGGAGTATGTCGCATTATGTGACAAAATGGCGACATATATATTCAGGGAATTCCATATAGTATGTCGCATTCTGCGACAAAATGGCGAAGGTTCGCACAGGGATGAAGCGAGCGAATGAGTTATGGGGCGGCGCATTTGTACAACGTGAGCGTAGTACGCGATCCATTTTGGGAACCTTCCAGACGGTCTTgaaaaccttctagaaggttcctaaactGGTTTTCTCTTTCCTGATGTTTTCTTCCACTGGTTTTcaggtttttctttttctgtttatttttaaaaaaataagaAATTTCAAAAAGTGTTCCAATCTTCATTTTCTTTCAAAATTCAAGAAATGTTTGTGCTTCCAAAAATTGTGCAAAACTTcaaaaaaatgttcctattttttaaaaaaaattagaatTGTTTTAAAAAAGATCGCGTATCCAAAAAGAATGTTTTTTCCAAAAATTTCTTGGTCAAAAATTCAAAATATATTTCAGTTTTCAAAGTTTGTTTACAAATTCAAAATATGTATGTGTTTTCAAACACTTGTTCAGGAATTTTAAAAACACTTCTTGTTTTTAATTCCTTTAAATTTGTACATAAATTCAAAAGTTGTTCACATTTCTCAAAATAAATCGTGTTTGCCTATCAGGACTTCTATATAAGTTTTTCAAGGAGTGACTATCATTCGGTCGATTGACAACCAAGCCATCCCATCAAGATTTTTCAATCCTTTTATATTTgtatgaatcttgatatctaaaTTGAAAGCGGTGAATATAATTTGCAACTTGTAGTTCCTTTCTTAAAGGCCTCATTTAGGACAATAAAACTGCACCTAATCCCTACCCTCTCAGGCCTTCATCCTCATGGCTGTCGAATTGTGATTGAATCGTTTCTGGCCGTACGTGCGGATGTAAATGTTACGGATAATTTCCATTTCCGAATCCGCATCCGCATCCGTTTTTTTGGATATAGTATGCACTTTCACAAATCCGACGGATATGAATGCGGATACGGATTTTGGTCAACCGAATATCCGACAAATATGGTAGCGGATATTGTACCGATAATATCCGACGGATATGGACTATTCGGTATTTTTTGCGGATTATCCGGTGTTATCAAATAGGATTGTCCGATAAATTTGATCCAATCGACAA is a window encoding:
- the LOC123042236 gene encoding CASP-like protein 5B3, with product MKRIVGSPGTWSGMALRVSQCVFAAGSVFAMFSAYGFSNYSAYFYLNFASVLQFLWSLPLACLDIFSLRNQKDLHAPARLLLIVIVDWAVAVLMFSGVCAAACLTIFFMKDVNFCEGFSWLACNQFALSVTLAFITWSLQAASSFSGFWLLVSFF